CCGCTGACGCCCTCGCCGACCTCGACCACCTCCCCGGCGCCCTCGTGGCCGGGCACGAACGGGGCGGGCTGCGGCAGGACACCGGCCATCGCGGACAGGTCGGAGTGGCAGAGGCTGGCGGCCCGGATGCGGACCCGGACCCGGCCGGGGCCGAAACCGACCGCTTCGACGTCGTCGCGGACGTCCAGGGTGTCCTGTCCGGTCTGCTGCAGGATCGCTGCGCGCACGGGCTGCTCCCGGGGGTCGGCCGCCGCGCGTCGGCGGCGCTTGGGTGGAACGCGTTCTGCCGCGGGCCGTCCCCTGTATAGCGCATCGGCCGCCGTCCGGGGCGGGCGGAGAGCGACTTCCTGCCGGTCAGCCGGGTGTGGCAAGATCCGCCGCCGTGTCCGTCATCGAACCCCCCGCCGCCGCACCCGTCCCCGTTTCCGTGCCCGTGCCCGCACCCGCACCCGCGCCCGCCGCCGAGCGGTGTCCCGAGTGCGGGGCGCCGGTGGCCGTGCACGAGCGCTTCCCCGCCTGGTGCCCGGCCTGCGAGTGGAACCTGCTGCCGCCCGTCCCGCCCACCGAGGCCCGGACGGGGCGGGCGCGGCGCCGCGCCGCCCGGGAGGCGCGCCGTGCGGAGCGGCGCCGCCAGGACATCAGGGTGCGGGCCGAGCAGGTGTTCCGGCTGGTCGCGGCGGGCGGCTCCGGCCTGCGGCACGGCGCGTCGGTGGGCGCGTTCCTGCTCGCGGGGGCGGTGCACCTGGTGTCGCTGGCGGTGCTGCTGACGGGGGTGGCGCTGCTGGCCGGGTGGCCGGTGGCGAGTTGGCCGCTGCGGGTGCTGGGCGTGGTCGCGCTGGCGGTGGCGGTCCTGCTGCGTCCGCGGCTGGGGCGGCCAGAGCGCGCCGGGGTGCTGGCGCGCGCGGACGCGCCGGTGCTGTACGAGCTGGTGGACCGGGTCTCGGCGGAGCTGGGCGCGCCGCGGGTGGACTCGATCGCGGTGACCGGCGAGTTCAACGCCGCCTTCGGCACGTACGGCCTGCGCCGGCACCGGCAGGTGCGGATCGGCCTGCCGCTGTGGACGGTGCTGGAGCGGCAGGAGCGGGTCGCGATGCTCGGGCACGAGATCGGGCACGGCGTCAACGGGGACACCCGGCGCGGGCTGTGGACGGGTTCCGCCCTCAACGCGCTGGTCGAGTGGTACCGGCTCACCGTTCCGTCGCGCGACCACGAGGTGAACTCCCACCCGCTGACGGCGATCGCCTCGGCCGCCGCCAAGCTGCTGCTGGGCGCGGTCAACCTGGGGGTCCGGGCACTGGCCGGGCTGATGCACCGGCTGCACCTGCGCAGCGGGCAGGCCGCGGAGTACCGGGCCGATCTGATGGGGGCGCGGCTCGCCTCGGCCCGGGACGCGCAGGGCGTGCTCACGGCGCTGTTCAACGCGCAGACGCTGGAGACGGTGCTGGTCCGGCAGCGCGCCCTGCCCCGGGCGGGCGGCCGGGCCGGTGGTCGGGCCGGGCGGTCGGCCGCCCCGGTGGCCGACCTGTGGACGGCGCTGGCGGAGGCGGCGCGGTCGGTCCCGGCCACCGAGGTGGAGCGCCGGGTCCGGCTGTCCGAGCGCGAGGTGTCGGCGACCGACTCCTCGCACCCGCCGACCTACCTGCGGCTGCGGATGCTGGCCACGGCCGCCCCGGCGGTCGACCGGCCGCCGCTGGTGCTGGACGCCGGGCGGGCCGCCGCGATCGAGGCCGAACTGGCCCCGAGCCGGGCCCGGGTCGCCGCCGAGCTGCTCTGACCGTCGTCTCCGACCGTCGCCGGGGCGGCCCCTACCATCCAGTAGGGTCCTGGTCAGCCACCCCCGTCCGGCAGGAGCCCCCGATGACCGACCCGACCCCCGCCGTCCCGTCCGCGCAGGTCCTGGCGGCGTTCCGGGCCGCCACCGGCTTCATGCCGGAGGACGAGGGGCTGGCGCTGTACGCGGCGGCGCTCGACGCGGCCGGGCGCACCGGGCTGCCGCTGCTGGAGATCGGCACGTACTGCGGGCGTTCGGCGATCCTGCTGGCGGACGCCGCACGCCGGGCCGGGACGGTCGCGCTGACCGTCGACCACCACCGCGGCTCGGAGGAGCAGCAGCCCGGCTGGGAGTACCACGACCCGTCGCTGGTCGACCCGGAGGTCGGCCTGATGGACACCCTGCCGCGCTTCCGCCGCACCCTGCACGCGGCCGGGCTGGAACAGCACGTGATCGCACTGGTCGGCCGGTCGCCGCAGGTCGCGGCGGTCTGGCGGGGTCCGCTGGGCCTGGTGTTCGTGGACGGCGGCCACACCGACGAACACGCCACCGGCGACTACGAGGGCTGGGTGCCGCACCTCGCCGCGGACGGCCTGCTGGTGGTGCACGACGTGTTCCCCGACCCGGCGGACGGCGGCCAGGCCCCTACCGGGTGTACCTGCGGGCGCTCGCGGAGGGCTTCGAGGAGCTGTCGGTGACGGGTTCGCTGCGGGTGCTGCGCCGCCCGGCCGCGACGGCCGGCTGAGACCGCCCCGCCGGGCGGGCCCGGCCCCGCGGCGGTCCCGCTCCGGCGCCGTCGCGGCTCGGTTCCCGCTCGGTTCCGGCGCCGTCGCGGCTCGATCGCGACGCCGTGGCGGCTCTGCTCCGGTCCGGGATTCCCGGCCCGGGGCGGGAACGATCGCCGCCGCTGCCGCGTCGTCCCCACCGCGACGCGTTGCCGATCCGCCGTGACCAGTCGCACCGACGGCCGGTACGGTGTCGGCGGCAGACGACGGACGGCCCGTTCGGGGAGCGGCCCGTTTCGGAGCACGGCACCGGCCACCGGTGCCGGACCGGTTCAGTGGGGGGCGAGGGCAGGGCATGACGGAACAGGGCGGTACCGCGAGGGCGGTCTGGGACCCGACCGCGAACAACGGCGCGGGCGGCTGGGTCCGCCGCCCGGTGGCGGACGCCCCGGCCGCGGCGGGCCCGCCCACCACCGCGATCCCGCTGCCGCCGATCCCGGACGGCCCGGGCGCCCCGGCCGCGCCCGTCCCCCGCCCGCCGCCCAGCAGCCGCCGCAGCAGCCGCCGGCCCAGCAGCCGCAGCCGTCGTTCCCGCAGGCCCGGACGCCCGCGGCCACACCGCAGCGGCCGCAGCCGCTCCCGCCGCAGCCGGGCTTCGGCGGCCGGCCCGGCTCCACCCCGCCCCCGCCGACGACCCGTCCCACGGCGGGAACCAGCCCTTCGGCGATCAGAGCTTCGGCGGCCAGCCCACCCAGCAGCTGCCCCCGCAGCAGCACCAACAGCAGCCGCCGTTCCCGCCGCAGCCGGGCTTCGGCGGCCGGCCGGGCTTCACCCCGCCGCCCACCGGCGGCCCGTCCTACGGCGGGAACCAGCCCTTCGGCGGCCAGCCCCCGCAGCAGTTCGGCACCGACCCGGGCGGCTACGGCGGCTACCAGCAGCCGGAGTTCGACTACGAGGAGGACCCGCGCCGCCGCCGCACCCCGCTGCTGGTCGGCGCGGCCGCGATGCTGGTGCTGCTGATCGGCGCGGCCGTGGTGTGGGCGGTGCAGAACAGCGACTCGTCCGGGAGCCCGTCCGCGGCGGACAGCAATTCGCCCGCCGTGCAGCCGAGTTCGGGCGGCACGGGGACGGGCGGCGGCCAGGGCGGCTCGCCCTCCGCGTCCGCCGAGGCGTCCGCGTCGGCGTCGGCGTCGGCGTCCGCCTCCGGTTCGCCGTCGGCGGGCCCGCAGGCGCAGGCCCAGGCGCAGGCGCTGGACGCGCTGCTGAGCGAGGGCGAGGAGGCGAAGGCCCCGATCGGCAACGCGGTGGCGAAGGTGCGCAGCTGCCCGGCGAAGGCGGAGGTCGACAGCGCCGCGAAGGTGTTCGACACCGGTGCCGAGCAGCGCGACGCGCTGCTGGCCAAACTGGCCGCCCTGAAGACCGACGGCCTGCCGGGGGGCGACGCGGCGGTGGCCTCGCTGAAGACCGCCTGGCAGACCTCGGCGGACATCGACCGGGCGTACGCGGCCTGGGCGCGCACCGTCTCCGACAAGGGCTGCGCCAACAACCAGGTGCCCAGCACCGCGGACCTGGCCCGCGCCAACGACCTCAACCCGAAAGCCACCCAGGCCAAGCAGGACTTCGCCGCGAAGTGGAAACCGATCGCCCAGGCGTACGGGCTGACCACCCGTACCGGGGACAGGATCTGAGGAACACGTGACTGGCCGTACCACCCCGCACCACGACGACCCCGGCGAGCAGGAGCCGTACGACCCGTACGGCGCGGGCTCCGCACCGGCGGGCCGCGCCGCCCGCTGGCGGCCGGCCGCGAAGGCGGCGGCCGTGGTGCTACCGGTCTGCCTGATCGGCTGGCTGGGCTGGCAGGCCGTGGCCAACAGCTCCCGGGACGTCTCCGCGTCCGCCTCCGCCGCGCACTCTCCGGACGGCCGGGCGGGCGGCGCGGCGAACGACCGGGCGGCGGCCGGACCGACCGACGGGGACGGCGGCGCGTCCGAGCGGCCCGCGGCGGCGGGCCGGACGGCCCCGGCGGACCCGTCCCCGGCCCCCTCCCCGTCCCCGGCGGCCTCCGCGAGCGGCCCGGACCGGCCGCTGACCGGCCGGACCGTGCTGCTCGACCCGGGGCACAACCCGGGCAACGCCGAGCACCCCACCGAGATCAACCGCAAGGTGGACATCGGCAACAGCCGCAAGGAGTGCGACACCACCGGCACCGAGACCGACGCCGGGTACCCGGAGGCGGAGTTCACCCTGGACGTGGTGCACCGGGCCCGGCAGATCCTGCAGGACCGTGGCGCGAAGGTAGTGCTCACCCAGGACGGCGAGCGCCCCTGGGGCCCGTGCGTCGACGAACGCGCCGGGATCGGCAACGAGGCGAAGGCGGACGCGGCGGTCTCGGTGCACGCGGACGGCGCGCCGGCCTCCGGCACCGGCTTCCACGTGATCCTGCCCGGCCGGGTGGTGGACGGGGCGGCCGACACCTCCCCGATCGTCGAGCCCTCGCACCGGCTGGGCGTGCTGCTGCGCGACGCCTTCCGGGCGGGCACCGGCGAGCCGTACTCGAACTACCTCGGCAAGCAGGGCCTGGACACCCGCACCGACCTCGGTGGACTCAACCTGTCGAAGGTACCGAAGGTCTTCATCGAGTGCGGCAACATGCGCAACTCCGGCGACGCCGGACGGATGACCGACCCGCAGTGGCGGCAGCTCGCCGCGCAGGCCCTCGCCGACGCCCTGACCAGCTATCTCACCGGGTGAGCCACCGCGCGCACCCCCCGCCCGACCCCCGCGCCAACCCGTTTTCCGGCGCCCCCGTTCCGTACCGATTCGGTGCGGATCCGGAGGGCGCTGTGCACGCGGCGTCGCGTTGGCTCTAGGCTTTTGCCCCGTCGTACCGTCCCGGTACCACGGGGGCCCGGTCAACCGCCGCCGACCACGACTACACCAATGAGGGGAACGTCAGTGAATCTGCGCGCTCTCACCAGGGGAGACGCCGCCGTCGCCGGTGCGGCCGTATTGCTCCTGATCTCGTCCTTCCTGAAGTACCGAGGCGTCGACTGCGACGGCGGTATCTACTGCGAGAAGAGCCAGTTCAACGCCTGGGACGCGTCCTTCTTCCCCGCGCTCCAGTCGGTCTTCCTGCTCGGCATCATCGGTGCCGTGCTGATCCTGCTCTTCCGCTTCCAGAAGGCGACGCTGGGCAACAAGGAGATCATCGGACTCCGCCTCGACCAGTGGGGCACCGCGGCGATCGTGATCGCCCTGTGGGGCATCCTGTGGTCCCTGATCGGCGGCCCGGACGGGCTGAAGAACGGCGCGGGCTCCTGGCTCGCCCTGATCGCGCTGCTCGTGATGGCCGGCGCCGTGATCGCCGCCCCGGCGCTGCCCGCCCTGCAGGCCCCGCTGGCCGGCCCGGCCGCGCCGGGCGCCGCCCAGCAGCAGCAGTTCCCGCCGTACGGCGGCGCCCAGCAGCAGGGCGCTCCCGGCGCCTACGGGTACCCGGGCGCCCAGCAGCAGCCGTTCCCCGGCCAGCCGCAGCCCGAGCAGGGCGGCGCCGGCCAGCAGCAGCAGCCGTTCGGCCAGGGCCAGCAGCAGCCGGCCCCGGGCGGCTACGGCTACCCGCAGGCCGCCCAGCAGCAGGCCCCGGCCCCGTCGGCCGCCGCG
This is a stretch of genomic DNA from Kitasatospora fiedleri. It encodes these proteins:
- a CDS encoding M48 family metallopeptidase, which produces MSVIEPPAAAPVPVSVPVPAPAPAPAAERCPECGAPVAVHERFPAWCPACEWNLLPPVPPTEARTGRARRRAAREARRAERRRQDIRVRAEQVFRLVAAGGSGLRHGASVGAFLLAGAVHLVSLAVLLTGVALLAGWPVASWPLRVLGVVALAVAVLLRPRLGRPERAGVLARADAPVLYELVDRVSAELGAPRVDSIAVTGEFNAAFGTYGLRRHRQVRIGLPLWTVLERQERVAMLGHEIGHGVNGDTRRGLWTGSALNALVEWYRLTVPSRDHEVNSHPLTAIASAAAKLLLGAVNLGVRALAGLMHRLHLRSGQAAEYRADLMGARLASARDAQGVLTALFNAQTLETVLVRQRALPRAGGRAGGRAGRSAAPVADLWTALAEAARSVPATEVERRVRLSEREVSATDSSHPPTYLRLRMLATAAPAVDRPPLVLDAGRAAAIEAELAPSRARVAAELL
- a CDS encoding N-acetylmuramoyl-L-alanine amidase, which produces MTGRTTPHHDDPGEQEPYDPYGAGSAPAGRAARWRPAAKAAAVVLPVCLIGWLGWQAVANSSRDVSASASAAHSPDGRAGGAANDRAAAGPTDGDGGASERPAAAGRTAPADPSPAPSPSPAASASGPDRPLTGRTVLLDPGHNPGNAEHPTEINRKVDIGNSRKECDTTGTETDAGYPEAEFTLDVVHRARQILQDRGAKVVLTQDGERPWGPCVDERAGIGNEAKADAAVSVHADGAPASGTGFHVILPGRVVDGAADTSPIVEPSHRLGVLLRDAFRAGTGEPYSNYLGKQGLDTRTDLGGLNLSKVPKVFIECGNMRNSGDAGRMTDPQWRQLAAQALADALTSYLTG